A stretch of DNA from Ciona intestinalis unplaced genomic scaffold, KH HT000054.2, whole genome shotgun sequence:
atagaacgagaaaagagaatgaaaacatgagccatcttaccccaacctaatacaATGTATAATTAATAAGCAAGCGTTGAATATGAGAGCCATATAATTCTGGTTGAATTAAGGTTTTTCTTTCTGTACTTTATCGATTACAGTAAACTTTGATTTCGTTATTAAGTTTGTAGTTGATTTGTGGCCTGTAACCTAGTACAACCTAAACCCGTGTCGCAGCTTCGCTTTACAAAGTCGCCACAAATCCGTTGGCGGAACGCTTAATGCTGATTGCACCAACGCATTGATTACTAACGAGTTGTACAGTATACGGTATACGTGTGTATAGTCGCAAggttttcattcatttaaggTTTGGTTTCAGGAAGAAATTACTATAATGTTGTTGTGTAAGAAGTtggaaaattatattttagtgtTATAATAAGTCAGATGTAAAACACCTATATTACAGATCAGAAAAAATGACAtcgttttaatcaaaattaagttTACAAAAGTTCAATTAATAAAACTCTATGCAAATTTAAACTcgatatttaatttttttaacgcTTAATTAAAAGCCCAAGCCCTACAACCAGCCCAagattttcttattttatcggcttttaatttattataaacattatctTTGGTTTGTGTCTGGGAATTTAATATGCAAATGATGTATTGAAATAGATGGGGTATCGTACCATTTTTAATATGCAAATTTAAAGCGGACACTAAATTATTGTAACGTCTAACTAATATCTCAAAGTCGATAACCACTCAACgctaaactttattttctcagctttaaattaaaactaaacatagTAATTTCGCTTATGTTTTGGGTTACAATATGTAAATGATATATTTGAATAGTATCGTATTATTTATAGTGAGCAATGCCTCATTATTTATTCATGTCGAGTTCCCCGTATATACTTGCTAAGTCACCTTATCCATAAGTATGAACCGAGttgaaccgttgttaattatgaTTAAGTCTCACCTGTCCCTCTATCTAACAACGCTGTCTGGTTAGAACGAAAATTGAAGGTCACCAAGTACAAAGTTCCCCGATAGCTTTATACTGTAggggtttaaaaaaagttaccttCCAAAGTACTGTAACGACTACGAGTGTGTGCATAAAGTCACTTCGTCAAAGCCTCATTGCCGTGTCGTGTCGATACGTCGATAAGACGGCAATACTTGACTTTGCAGAAGCTAAAATCGTTAACAATGAGagaagttgttttatatagtagcAAGTGCGGCTTGGCGTTGATACAGTACTTTAGTTAAGGCAGATAAATTGCGGGATTGTGGGTTTAGAAAACGTAGTTTTCGTTGGTTAAGTTATTAAATCATTTGCCTAAAACgcaagttttaataaaagtgcAGAATTGTAGCTTTTATACGTGTGTTTAAATTGCTTTGCGATAGGGTGTTATAGTAcggtgggtgaagatgggacaccttagcacataatattcaaatatcccgatcgtgttttaaacaattaaaaacgatctatgaaagtcgtcaggatacggttttataattctttgaattttctttgtttactaccaaatgggactagaaagttaaatgaaaaggtgtcccatctttccccatcctactatcgCAAGCTTTGCGCTCGAAAAGGTGTTAGAGTAGTATATACCAACACTCGGCATGCCTCACTGAATAAGACGATGCAATTATAGTTTAGAATTTCTGTACTTCGGCgtttataaactgcctcagcgGGACCTCAGTGAAGACCTGCTTAAACGAATGTTCACATTTCTTAACAACGCtcttaaagttttttttttacatagaaAATGTAAATAGTGAAAACCACATACGTTGTAAAAGATGCCACCAATGATGTTTCCGCCATCAAACCCAGGACCCGGACCCGAACTTGGAGACGAACATATTCCTTACGACATTTTAAAGTAAgaccttttttattattgcttattggttataacatgggtgtcttcttatacatcagacacacatggtgtattcaaacacctcatgctcactatttatttataacgtGGCTATCGCTTCACCGTGGATAACTCAACAAAAAGCATCAAAATAATTTCCACTCATGTTCAAACCAATCCGCTGACTAAACCACATACCCCTACAATAATCCATTATTTAAACCCTATACCCCCACAGCAACAATGGTCCGATGttggttttcattttcttggtCCTCGTGATGATGTGCTGCCTCTTGTTCTGTTGGTGCGTTGCTAAATGCTACATACTTGCCGCCCTGGACGAGTCAACTGTGCAAAACTACATCAATTATAAAAGGCTTGGCCGGTCTGTGATTTgggctgatgacgtcacggatAGTGACGTCACGTCGCCCGCGGTAAGAGTGAGTAGTTTATAAACGCgtagtataaataagtttgtgaTTAGTTATACAgcctcatgctcaccgtcgagttacaccatgtgtgtcttcttatacactagacatacatggtgtatcccGTGCATAtattaggatgggggaagatgggacacctttacattctattttcccgccccctttggtagtaaatgaagaaaattcaaggaattataaaactgtataccCACGACTCcgacagaccgttgttaattgtttaaaactcgctcaggatatttggatattgtgtgctaaaggtgtcccatcttccccctcagtactatattatgtttactgtcgagttataacacgaactACATATAGGCTACGatgataatataaatattgtatgaagtctcatttaaaattaacgttTTTAACACTTTCAATTTGCGGAGTGTCACTTCGACTGccaagtttaaatattcataaataCGACGATCATTACTTAAAGTGGGACCAGTGTGTGGTTAGATCGCCTCTAGATCAGAATatatgggttcgaggcttgacgcGGCCCACCGTTGTTGGCGTTAGGATCAATACGCTTAACGACATATACTGTGACCCCTTGGGTTGTCAAAATCGTCGGCCATACATTAAATAACGTAAAATAGTAATAATCaccaataaagttacatacatgataactcgtaagctgctgGCAgcatgtatgaaacagaacacccatgttataacgactgtcgtttgccCCGCtacgcaaagataaataagttacttcgATTCATCCATTTATCCAAAGTTCGTTTCTCTAATAGTTAACAGTAGTAACCTAAAAGTTTCCCACGAGGTTTAACTTGTTCAAACCAACCAATACAAACCAATCAATTTACTCAGCAACGCATTGGAGTTGTTGTAGGGCACGCTATTTGAATATTAGATGTTGAGTTCGAAGCTCggcgctgccaccattgtggtcgTATCTGTCCTTGGGCataagttaattttattacgctaacccagtggtcactttgtttaaatgattAGGTATGCCGAAAAACATCAAAACATcgtattttattcaattaacaacgatttttcgtatcgtgaggatacggtcatataattctgtaatcaTTATTGTTTCCTACTAACTATAGGgcgataaaacagaatgaaaacatgggcTCTCTTGTACAAATTACTTGAGGGGTTGGGACGGTTAAAAAGAGCATGATATCACATTCAAGCACCGTGTACACGGTTGATTGGCTTTTAAAATCGaagttcaattttaaaatgaacaaaacatgGCATTCACTTTCCGCACGATCGACAAGTAATCGTTTGGTATAAATCCGCCATGGTTGCCATGGTTACATTGATTGACGTATGGAACACGTCATCAATTAAAGTATGTCCCGCGTGGctcaaaattaattaaatattttttgtatctaTGGTAGTATAAGCCACCGGATTAAGGACACTTTGTAATGTGACGTGATCGAATATATTAAGGACCTTGTACGATACTTACAAAAATGTACCGATTATTAAACgagtgaatgaataaaagtcATTTACTTAATCTTCCAAGGACGaccttgttataacttgacagtgagcatgaggtgtataaatacaccttgtgtgtctggtgtataagaagacacccatgttataactcgacagtgagcatgaggtgtatgaatacaccttgtgtgtttggtgtataagaagacacccatgttataaatcgacagtgagcatgaggtgtatgaatacaccttgtgggtttggtgtataagaagacacccatgttataactggacagtgagcatgaggtgtatgaatacaccatgtgggtctggtgtataagaagacacccatgttataactggacagtgagcatgaggtgtatgaatacaccatgtgtgtctggtgtataagaagacacccatgttataacttgacagtgagcatgaggtgtataaatacaccttgtgtgtttggtgtataagaagacacccatgttataactggacagtgagcatgaggtgtatgaatacaccatgtgggtctggtgtataagaagacacccatgttataactggacagtgagcatgaggtgtatgaatacaccatgtgggtctggtgta
This window harbors:
- the LOC100183613 gene encoding uncharacterized protein LOC100183613 isoform X1, with product MPPMMFPPSNPGPGPELGDEHIPYDILNNNGPMLVFIFLVLVMMCCLLFCWCVAKCYILAALDESTVQNYINYKRLGRSVIWADDVTDSDVTSPAVRENSHKILPSVKNKVMFTQV
- the LOC100183613 gene encoding uncharacterized protein LOC100183613 isoform X2, giving the protein MPPMMFPPSNPGPGPELGDEHIPYDILNNNGPMLVFIFLVLVMMCCLLFCWCVAKCYILAALDESTVQNYINYKRLGRSVIWADDVTDSDVTSPAENSHKILPSVKNKVMFTQV